A DNA window from Micromonospora sp. NBC_01739 contains the following coding sequences:
- a CDS encoding phytoene desaturase family protein: MARIVVVGAGVGGLATAARLAVTGHQVTVLEQADTVGGKLGRHTRDTPSGQFHFDTGPSLLTLPEVFHELFEATGAKLDEYLDLVPLDPIVRHVFPDGAPVLDSCADPAEFTARIGAAFGDRAAADWQRLWRRAARVWRASEHDILRRRVDSPRDLARLAWRLGDLAAIRPGQSLRGLGRSHLSDPRLRMLLDRYATYTGADPRRAPAALVAVPYAELAFGGWYLRGGLGTLADALLSRCLDLGVVVRTGTTVTRIDATGGRVHGVRVADQRAPIPADVVVANVDALTVYRDLLPDPRRLAGLTDRSLAGFVLLLGVRGDSGLAHHNVFFPRDYDAEFDAVFGDPGRGIRARPAADPTIFVTVADDPAVRPEGHEAWFVLVNAARQGTAPDAIDWRRPGLAQAYADRILEVLAERGVEVRDRLVFQDIRTPADLATATGAPGGTIYGTAGGLLRPANRGPARGLWLVGGSSHPGGGLPMVTLSAQIVADAVGPAW; encoded by the coding sequence ATGGCGCGGATCGTGGTCGTCGGGGCCGGGGTGGGCGGGCTGGCCACCGCCGCCCGGCTGGCTGTCACCGGGCACCAGGTGACCGTTCTGGAGCAGGCCGACACGGTCGGCGGCAAGCTGGGACGACACACCCGCGACACCCCCTCGGGCCAGTTCCACTTCGACACCGGGCCCAGCCTGCTCACCCTGCCCGAGGTCTTCCACGAGCTGTTCGAGGCCACCGGGGCGAAGCTGGACGAATACCTGGATCTGGTGCCGCTGGACCCGATCGTGCGGCACGTCTTCCCCGACGGTGCTCCGGTGCTGGACTCCTGCGCCGACCCGGCGGAGTTCACCGCCCGCATCGGCGCGGCCTTCGGTGACCGGGCCGCCGCGGACTGGCAGCGGCTGTGGCGGCGCGCCGCCCGGGTCTGGCGGGCCAGCGAACACGACATCCTGCGCCGCCGGGTCGACTCCCCCCGGGACCTGGCCCGACTGGCCTGGCGGCTGGGCGACCTGGCGGCGATCCGCCCCGGGCAGAGCCTGCGCGGACTGGGCCGGTCCCACCTGTCCGATCCTCGACTGCGGATGCTGCTGGACCGGTACGCCACCTACACCGGCGCCGATCCGCGTCGGGCCCCGGCCGCCCTGGTCGCGGTCCCCTACGCCGAACTGGCCTTCGGCGGCTGGTACCTGCGTGGCGGGCTGGGCACCCTGGCCGACGCCCTGCTGTCGCGCTGCCTGGACCTGGGGGTGGTGGTGCGTACCGGCACCACGGTCACCCGGATCGACGCCACCGGCGGTCGGGTGCACGGGGTACGCGTGGCCGACCAGCGCGCCCCGATCCCCGCCGACGTGGTGGTGGCCAATGTCGACGCCCTGACGGTCTACCGTGACCTGCTGCCGGACCCCCGCCGGTTGGCCGGGCTCACCGACCGCAGCCTGGCCGGCTTCGTGCTGCTGCTCGGCGTACGCGGGGACAGCGGGCTGGCCCACCACAACGTCTTCTTCCCGCGCGACTACGACGCCGAGTTCGACGCGGTCTTCGGCGACCCGGGTCGGGGGATCCGGGCCCGGCCGGCCGCCGACCCGACGATCTTCGTCACCGTGGCCGACGATCCGGCGGTCCGCCCGGAGGGCCACGAGGCGTGGTTCGTGCTGGTCAACGCCGCCCGCCAGGGCACCGCCCCCGACGCGATCGACTGGCGTCGACCGGGGCTGGCGCAGGCGTACGCCGATCGGATCCTGGAGGTGCTGGCCGAGCGCGGCGTGGAGGTCCGCGACCGGCTGGTGTTCCAGGACATCCGGACCCCGGCCGACCTGGCCACCGCCACCGGCGCCCCGGGCGGCACCATCTACGGCACCGCCGGTGGCCTGCTGCGGCCGGCCAACCGGGGACCGGCGCGCGGCCTGTGGCTGGTCGGCGGCTCCAGTCACCCGGGCGGCGGCCTGCCGATGGTGACCCTGTCCGCCCAGATCGTCGCCGATGCCGTCGGCCCCGCCTGGTAG
- a CDS encoding CDP-alcohol phosphatidyltransferase family protein yields MVGRQLNWNEYATAWARLHGGFDPRAATPVVRGWLRLAYHLGFLLGRLRVGPTAVTAVGVLLCLCVPLFAVRPGDGPFLGALFVLLASVADSVDGAVAVATGRTTRLGYVYDSLADRIGEVAWLAAFWLVGAPGALVVAAGALSWLHEYVRARAVAAGMREIGAVTVGERPTRVCVALVGLLLAGLTGLIQPDLAAGTITMATAVWVLLAAFGLGQLLSAVRRALLDAD; encoded by the coding sequence GTGGTGGGCAGACAGCTGAACTGGAACGAGTACGCCACCGCGTGGGCCCGACTGCACGGTGGGTTCGACCCCCGTGCCGCCACGCCGGTGGTACGCGGTTGGCTGCGTCTGGCGTACCATCTCGGGTTTCTGCTGGGCCGGCTGCGGGTCGGTCCGACCGCGGTGACGGCGGTCGGCGTACTCCTCTGCCTCTGTGTGCCGTTGTTCGCGGTCCGTCCCGGTGACGGTCCGTTCCTCGGCGCCCTGTTCGTGTTGCTCGCCTCGGTGGCCGACAGTGTCGACGGGGCGGTGGCGGTGGCCACCGGGCGCACGACCCGGCTCGGCTATGTCTACGACTCGCTGGCCGACCGGATCGGTGAGGTCGCCTGGCTGGCGGCGTTCTGGCTGGTCGGTGCGCCGGGTGCGCTGGTCGTCGCGGCCGGCGCGCTGTCCTGGCTGCACGAGTACGTCCGGGCCAGGGCGGTCGCCGCCGGGATGCGGGAGATCGGCGCGGTGACGGTGGGGGAGCGGCCCACCCGGGTCTGCGTGGCCCTGGTGGGGCTGCTGCTGGCCGGCCTGACCGGGCTGATCCAGCCGGATCTGGCGGCCGGCACCATCACCATGGCGACCGCGGTGTGGGTGCTGCTGGCCGCCTTCGGGCTGGGGCAACTGCTCTCCGCGGTACGTCGGGCGTTGCTCGACGCCGACTGA